The window ACCCAAGCGCCCGCGGGCTCCGCCTCGCGCCTGCGCCGCCTGCTCGACGATCCGAACCCGATCTGGATCCGCGAGCTGCGCCAGTCCGCGCGCCTCGTCCGCACGCCGATCATCCTCTGCGTGCTCTCGATCCTGGCCACGCTGGCGATCGCCGCGATCGGCGGCCTGGTCTCGATCAACGAGAGCCCCGCGACCACGGGTTACGTCCTCTTCCAGGTCTTCTTCTCGCTCGCGTACTTCGTGGTCACGTTCGTCGGGCCCGCGGTCGCGGCGAACGCGATCGCCTCGGAGCGCGAGGGCCGCACGTGGGAGGCCGTGATCCTCACGGGCCTGCGGCCTGCCGTCATCGCGCGTGGAAAGTTCCTCGCTGCGTACACGGCGATCAGCATGTACGTCGTGATGCTGGCGCCCGTCGGCGCGCTGCCGTTCCTCTTCGGCGGCGTCACGGCGACGGAGACGATCGTCGCGTTCCTCTTCCTGTTCCTCATCGCCGGCCTCGCGGTCGCCTTCGGGCTCGCGGTCAGCTCGAAGATGAACAGCCTGCGCGCCGCGCTCGTGGTCACCTTGATCTGCGCGGTGATCGCCTCGCTCAACGTCTACGGCTGGTTCGGCGCGGGGCTCTCGGTCGCCGCGCATCACGCCTGGCCCGGCGTGCCGGAGGGTCCTCCCGTCTGGTTGCCCACGGCGTACGCGCGCGCGCCCTTCGATCTCACGTACGTCCTCTGCCTGATCGTCCTGCCGATCGTGGCGACGGCGATCCCTGCGTGGTTCCTCTACGAGGTCACGATCGCCAACCTCACGAGCGTCACCGACGATCGCTCGACGGGCCTGAAGCGCTGGTTCCTCGTGGCCGCGCCGGTCTCCGCGATCTGCGCCGGCGCGCCCATGGCGGCGGTGGATCCGCGCGACGTCGACGAGATCGCGGTCGCCGGCATCTGCGCGTTGCTCGTGTTCTTGATGTTCTCGGTCTACCTCTTCCTCGGCGACTCGCTCGGGCCCTCGCGGCGCGTGCGCTTGCACTGGGACAGGCAGGGCGTGCGCCGCTTCAAGCGCTTGCTCGGGCCGGGCATCCTCGGCACGTCGATGATGCAGCTCGGCGTGGGCGGGGCGGCGCTCGGCCTGGTGATCGGGGCGGGGATCATCGTCCAGTCGGTGGTCCGGGCGAGTCACGGGGGCGACCTCGGGGACATCCTCCTCGTCGGGCTCTACGCGGCCGCGTTTTACCTGTTCTCCGTGGGGTTCGGCGCGTTCTTGCGGGCGCGGTCGAGCACGCCGCTGCTCTCGCGGGTGCTCTTGCTCGCGGTGCATTTCCTGGTCGCCGTGGGGCCGTGGGTCGTGGCGGCGATCGCGGGCATCTTCGCGTCGCCGTCCGGGCGCGGCGCGCTCATCGTGGCGGCGCCGTCGCCGCTTTACGTCTTCGTCGCGATCGACGCGATCGGCAAGACGGGCGAGGAGCTGCTCATCGTGGCCTCGGTGATCGCCTCGGCCGCGTGGGGCCTCTTCGGGATCCTGTTCCTCACCCTCGCGCGGAGCCGGGTGAACCGCGTCATCGCGGCGCACGAGGCCGCGCTCGGCGAGAGTGATCGGATCCTCGCCGAGGAGGACGCCGCGGCGGTGCGCGCGATGGAGGAAGCGGCGGCGCGAGCGGCCGCGCCTGCGCCTGCGCCCGCCCCGGAGCCCGAGCCCGAGCCCGAGCCCCAGGCGGGCTGATCCTCAGAGCTCACTGCAGAGCGGATCCCCCGGGGCGCACCCCCTTCGTGGCGCGGAGCTCGCCGGGCGGGGCGATGTCCCGGGGCTGAGCTCCAGGAGCTCGAGCAGGTCCACGAAGCGGGCCCGCTGCCCGCCGGGGTCCGCGCCGAGGTTTTTCCTGGCCATCGCCCTCACGTCCGCGAGCGTCACGTCCCCCTTGAACGGCGAATCTCGCAGGATCAACCCGAACGCCGCCACCGACGCCGCGAACCCGAAATCCGCGCTCGTCTCCCGATACCCCTCGTCGAGCAGCGGCACCTCGACCTCGCGGCTCGTTTGTCCCGACGCATCCTTGTACCGGACCCGCAGCGTCAACAGATACGGCGTGCGTGGCGCCTCCGAGCCGCCCGAGGTGTCGGGCCTGGGTTCGAGCTCGTAGAGCGCCGTCACCGCCTGCCCGGCGTAGAGGTCGACCGGGCCTTTCCACGCATCCAGAAACTCGCGCTCCGGGCCAGTCCGATCCTCGTTGCCGATCAGCCGGAACGATCGCACCCATACCGGATCGAAATCGACCTCGACCCGCACGTCCCTCGCGAGCGGCGCGCGTGTCCCCAGCGCCTCCTCGACCAGCTTGCGCGCGTCGTCCGGCCCCGTGATCGCTGCGAAGCCTCCCTTTCCCTCCTCGGCCAGGCGCTTCAGGGTTTGTCCGGCCGGTCCATCCATCGGGCCGAAGCCGAGCGTCGTCAGGGTGATGCCTGCCTTCGCCTTCTCCCGGACCGTGGCCGCGAGCCCGCTCTCCGCCGGATCGGCCGTGAAATGGTCGTCCGTCGCCAGGAAGACCCGGTTCACGCCGTCGACGAAATGCGCCTGTGCCTGCGCGAGGGCTCGCTGGATGAAATCGCCGGAGGGGGCGGCGTCGCTCGGCTTGAACTTGTCGATGGCGTCGAGGATCCGGCTTTTGTCGTCGCCCGGCGTCGGCGGCAGCCAAGGCTCCTGCGAGGCGCCTCTGTGCGCGAGGATCGTCAGCCGATCCTGCGCGTCGAGCCGCGAGGCCAGCCTGCGCAGGGCGGCCTGGAGCAATGAAAGTTTGTCCGGGTGATTCACGAAGGCCGGCGAATCGTCGATCACGAAGACCAGGTTCGCCCGGGGGCGGCTCGCCGGATCGATCGGCGCTGTCTTCAACGCGAGGCGCACGAGCCTGTGCGAAGGCGCCCACGGCGCCCGGTCGACCTCGGCGCGCGCGGCGAGCGGCTCGTCTCCGCTCGGGAGCGGGTCGTCGTAGGCGAATGCATTGACGAGCTCGTCGACACGCACGAGGTCCTTCGGCGGGCGGCGCGCGGCCTCCTCGATGAACCGCTCGACGAGCGAATACGAGACCGTGTCCACGTCGAGCGGGAACGTCGTGCGAGCGATGCTCGTCGTGTAGACGAACGGGTTCTCGTCGGCCCTCGGCCTCGATCGCGCGGTCAACCTGCGGAGCGCGGGGACCTTGAAGCCACCCGCGGCGGCCTTCCGCGCCCGCTCCTCCTGGAGATGCCGCAATCGCTCGCGACGCTCGACCGGGTCGACGTTCACGTTTTTCGCGTCCTTCGCGTCTTGCTTTCGGCGCTCCTTCTCCTTCGCGTGCTCCCGCGCCTCGAAGGCCGCCATGTCCTGCATGGCCTGGAGCCTCGCCTCCTCCCTTTCCCGATGAAAGTGCATGACCCCGAGCGGGATCGCCGCGGCCGCGACGGCCGCCGCCGCGAGCAGCGTCCATCGAAGGATACGTCTTTCCTTCCGGCGCGTGGCTCGCTCCACCACGCGCCGATGCCCGTCCGAGAGCTCCGCGGGCGCCCGCTCCGCGAGCCCGTCGCGGAGCAGATCGGTCGTCGCCTGCAAGGCCTCGACCTCCGCGCGGATCTCCGGATCGGCCCCGATCTCCGCCGAAAGCGCGCGTCTTTTGTCCTCGTCGAGCTCGCCGAGCACGTAGGAGGCGAGGCGCGGATCCTCTTTCGAGAGCGTCATCGACTCCTCCTCCCGGCCGCGTGGTCTTTCTTCTCCATTTGCTCGCGCAACGCGCGCAGGGCCGTATGCAACAGAAAACCCACGTTCGAGGCGCTCGTCCCGAGCACCTCCGCGATCTCCTGGTAGCTCAGGTCGCCGCTGAATTTGAGTAATACCGCCTCGCGTTGTCGCTCCGGCAGGGTATCGAGCGCGCCGAGGACACGGCGCATCGCGTCCCTGCGCTCGAGCGCCTCCGAGGGCCCGGGTTGATCGTCTCGCATGACCTCGTCCACCTCCGCCACGCTCTCGACGTGTCGTTTGTCGCGCCGCACGTCGAGGGCCCGGTTGCGGCAGACGGTGAAGAGCCAGGCCCGAAGGTGCGGCTCCACCGCCGCCCGGTCCTGGTCGCACAAGCGCAGGAACGTGTCCTGCACCACGTCGGCCGCCTGTGCGGATCCCACGATCGCCGCCGCGTAACGGAGCAAAGGCGCTTCGTAACGCGAGAGCGCGAGGAGGACCCAGTGGCTCGTTGGTTCGCTCGGCATGGGCGCGAAGAGCGTGTCGTTCGCTCGAAGAACGGCGGGGCGGGTGGTTTCTTAGAAAAAAAGTGCGCGGGGCGTGTCGGGGCGCTCCGGGTGGCTCTTTTCAAGCCCTAGCCCAGACGTTGCCTCCGCGCACCGGCGATCCCCGCGCCGACCCACCGGAGGGGCGAGGACACTTCCTCCCCGGCGTTGCGATGGGTTAGGATCCCGTCATGGACGTCGCCACCCTGATCGCCCGGCGAGACCGCGGCGAGCCGCTCGATTTCTTGTTCTTCTGGGGCCATACGCCGGGCAAGGACGGCGAGCTCGGCGCGTTTTGTTTGAGCCAATGGTATCCCGCGCCGTTCGTCGTCCGCGGCGATCGATATGCCGCCGCCGAACATTTCATGATGGCCGAGAAGGCGCGGCTCTTCGGGGACGAGGAGACACGCGCGAAGATCCTCGCGACGGACGATCCGGGCAAGGCGAAGGCGCTCGGGCGCAAGGTGCGCAATTTCGACGAGGCGCGGTGGCGCGAGTTTCGGTACACGATCGTGGTGGAGGCGAGCCTCGCCAAGTTCGGGCAGAACGCGGCGCTCGGGGATTGGCTCCGGAAGACCGGGACGAAGATCCTCGTGGAGGCGAGCCCCAGGGACGCGATCTGGGGGATCGGGCTCGGGGCGTCGGATCCACGCGCGACGGACCCGCGGGCCTGGCCGGGGCTGAATTTGCTGGGGTTTGCGCTCATGGAGGCGCGACAAGGGCTTGCCGACGCGGCGCGTCCTCGATAGGCTCTCCCGTCCCGAATCCCGAGGGCGATAGGCGACGCGCGCAGCCGATGAGTCGTGAGAGCGAAATCGATGTTCCGGTGAAGGCGGGCGACGTGATCGCCGGGAAATACCGCGTCGACCGGGTGCTCGGCGTGGGCGGCATGGGGGCCGTCGTCGCCGCCGAGCACACCGACCTCGAGCAGCGGGTCGCGATCAAGTTCATGCTGGAGGCCGCCGCCAAGAACGAGGTGGGCAAGAAGCGCTTTTTGCGCGAGGCCCAGGCGGCGACGAAGCTCAAGAGCGAGCACGTCACGCGGATGCTCGACTTCGGCACGCTCGAGGACGGGGTGCCGTACCTCGTGATGGAGCTGCTCGAGGGCGAGGACCTCGACGCGATGATTCGCGCCGCCGGGAAGCTGCCGATCGAGGAGGCGTGCGAGATCGTCCTGCAGACCTGCGAGGCGCTCGCCGAGGCGCACGGGCGCGGCATCGTGCACCGGGACATCAAGCCGGCGAACCTCTTCGTGACCCGCCGCGCGGACGGGAGCCCCGCGGTGAAGGTGCTCGATTTCGGAATCGCCAAGCACCAGGATCCAGGGGCGATCGACGGCACCGCGCTCACGCGCAGCAACGCGCTGCTCGGCTCGCCGATGTACATGTCGCTCGAGCAGTTCCGCGCGGCGCGTGAGGTCGACGCGCGCAGCGACGTCTGGTCGCTCGGCGTGGTCTTGTACAAGGCGCTCACCGGGGCGATGCCCTTCGTCGCCGATTCGCTCGGATCGCTCATCATGGTGCTGATGACCGAGGATCCGGAGCCGCCCGCGCGCCTCCGCGAGGACCTGCCCGGAGCGCTCGGCGATGTGGTGCTGCGTTGCCTGCAGAAGGCCCCGGCGGATCGATTCCAGAGCGTCGCCGAGCTCGCGGACGCCCTCGCCCCGTTCGCGCCCGAGCGGTCGAGGCCGCTGCTCGATCGAATCCACGCGCACCTCGCCGCCCCGCAGGGCGCGGGCCACGCGCCGTCCGAGAAGACCGGAGATACGTCGCCCGGACAAACCACGGGTTCGACGCGCCTCGGGAAGAGCTCGTCCTCGGGCGAGCGCGCCTCGGCGCCCCCGATGGGGAAGACGGCCGCGACGTGGACGCAGACCGAGCCGGGGGCGCGGCCCTCGCGATCGGGGAAATGGTTCGTCCTGACAGGCGTGGCCGCGCTTCTGCTGGGCATTGCGGGGGCGCGCCTGCTCGGCGGGCGCGGCGAGGGGAAGGGCGTGACGGCGGAGCCGCCGCCGCCGCCGGCGGTCGAGGCGCCTCCGCCCGCCGTGACCGTCGCGCCTTCGCCGAGCGTGACCGTCGCGCCGGCCCCGAGCCCCGAGCCCAGCGACGCCGCGCCGCCCGCGTCGGCGACGGCGTCCGCGCATGCGGCGACGCCCAGGGTCGCGGCGCCATTGAAGACCGGCGCCGCCGGGGCGAAGCCTGCTACGACCGAGGCGCCGAGCGCGGCGCCCGCGCCGAGCCTCGTCCCCGATTTCGGAGGTCGAAAGTGAGGAGGCGCGCGGCCGGCTTGCTCCTCGTTTCGGCGCTCCTCGGCGGCGCGCGGCCCGGCTTCGCGCAGCAGGGCGACGCCGCCGCGGCCGAGCACCTCTTCCAGGAGGCGCTCGCCCTCATGGCCAAGGGTGATTACGAGCAGGCTTGCCCGCGGCTCGCCGAGAGCCACAAGCTCGATTCGGGCATCGGCACGTTGCTTTACCTCGGCGACTGTCAGGAAAAACTCGGCAAGACGGCGAGCGCCTGGGCGACCTTCCGCGAGGCGGCCTCGGCCGCGCGCCGAGCGGGCCAACCGGAGCGCGAGAAGGTGGGCCGCGAGCGGGCGGACGCCCTCGAATCCGTGGTCTCGCGCCTCGTCATCGAGGTGCCCGCGGAGCTGCCGCGTGAGGGCCTCGTCCTGCGCCGGGACAAACAGGAGGTGTCGGCCGTCCTCTGGAATACCGCGGTGCCGATCGATCCGGGGACGTACACGATCGAGGCGACCGCGCCGGGGAAGGTGCCTTTTTCGGCGACCGTGGTGATCGAGCGTGGGGGCGGGACGAAGACCGTGGCCGTGCCGCCGCTCGAGGACGTGAAGATCGTGGCGGCGCCGGCTCCCCTCGAGGTCGCGAAGGCGCCGCCGCCGCCGCCGCCGCCGCCGCCCTCGCCGCCCAGGCGCAAATGGCCCGATCCGCTCGGGATCGCCGGTATCGCCGCCGCGGGCGCGGGCTTCGTCACGATGGGCGTCTCGCTGGGCGTGGGGCTCGCGGCGCGCGCGCGGTTCGACGAATCCGCGCCGTATTGCGACGCGACGTATTGTGATCGGGAGGGCGTCGCGATTCGCAAGGACGCGCTCGACATGGCGCGCGTCGGGACGGGGGTCTTCGTCCCCGGGGCGATCTTCGCCTCGGTGGGCACCATGCTCTTCGTCATCTCCCTCGCGACGCGGCAGCCCTCGGATGCCTCGGGCAAAACGAGCGCCGCGCTCACGCTCGGGCCCGGGGGGCTCTCCGTGCGAGGGAGCTTCTGATGCGCATTCGTCCTGCCAATCTCGTTGTCGTCCTCGGGGCGCTCGGAGGGCTGGGCCAGGCGGGGTGCCACTCGGTCTTCGGCATCGAGGAGGGCGTGCTCCGCCCGAGCTTCGAGGTCTCCGGCGCGATCGAGCGCGACACCACGTGGTATGCGGATCAGACGCCGATCCTCGCGGGATATGTGACGGTCGAGCCGGGCGTGACGCTCACGATCGAGCCGGGCACGCAGATCCTCGCCCACGCGGAGGGCGGGATCCTGGTGAAGCCGGGGGCCCGTATCCTCGCGCGGGGCACGAAGGAAGCGCCGATCGTGTTCACGAGCGCCGAGGCCACTCGCGCCGAGGGCGATTGGCGTGGGCTCATCGTTTGTGGTCGCGCTCCGCTCAATGGATCACCCGGCGGCGTACGCCAGCTCGACGTCCTTCCCCCCGGCGTCAGCGCCGCCTGCGGCGGGACCGACGACGACGACGATAGCGGCGAGATTCGTTACGTGCGAATCGAGTTCGCGGGTCGGAACGATGGGCTCGAAGGCTCGCCGGGCGGGTTCCGGCTCGAGGGCGTCGGCAATCGCACGGTCGTCGATCACGTGCAGCTCCACCGCACCGAGGGCGACGGCATGGATCTGCGGGGCGGGACGGTCTCGGTGAAGTACATCCTCGTCACGTTGTACGAGGACGACGGCTTCGACTGGGCGCTCGGCTGGCGCGGCAAGGGGCAATTCATCGGCGTCGTCATGGGCGACATGCGGGGCGACACGGGCATCCAGGCTGGACAGGGCACGAGTGACTCCGTTATCGACGGCGCGGGCACGGCGCCCTCGGATCCCTTGCTCTACAACGTGACGCTCGTGGGGATGGAGGACCAGTACGGGCCGAACGTGAAGCTGCGGGGCGCGACGCGGGGGCGGATGTTCGACATGCTGGTGGCGAGCGCGGGCGTGTCGAGCCTGGGCATCGACGAGGAGCCGACGCACCAGAATGCGAACCAGGGGCTGCTCGACATCCGCCATTCGATCTTCGCGAGCGACGACAATTTCGAGGACGACGAGCCGGGCTTCGCGGAGTCGATCTGGGCGATGGCTCCCGGGCGGAAGAATCGGGCTCTCTCGGCGGAGGAGAGCGGGTTGCCGCTCTTCACCGGGGAGACGGTCCACCTGTCGCTCGTGAGCGGCGCGGCGGGGCTCTCGGGGGCGATCGCGCCGCCGGACGACGGGTTCTTCGATCCGACGGCGCTCTTCGTGGGCGCTTGTGGCGAGCTCTGCCCGGAGTTCGAGGGGTGGACGGCGTTTCCCGCGCGCTGAAATGTGGTAAGGTAGGCGCATGTCGGATCCGGCTCGTACGTTGAAGCGTCCGAAGACCTGGGAAGACCTGGAAGATTTGCCCGAGGGGGTCGTCGGGGAGATCGTGGGCGGGGAGGTCGTCCTTCTGCCTCGGCCAAACCCGCCGCACGGGCGAGCGCAGGCGAGGTTGACGATGAAGATTGGCGCCCCCTTCGATCTGGGCGACGGGGGGCCGGGGGGCTGGGCGATCCGCGTCGAGCCCCGCGTCCAGTTCGGCGAGGACATCCGCGTGCCCGATCTGGCCGGCTGGCGAATCGAGCGCTTCGAGGAGCCGAAGGAAGGCCCGTTCGTCGTCGTCCCGGACTGGGTTTGTGAGGTCCTCTCGCCGGGCACGGCTCGCTCGGACAAACGGGAGAAGCTCTGGCTCTACGGTCATCACGGCGTCCGCCATTACTGGATCATCGATACGGAGCTCCAGCTCCTCGAGGTCTACCGGCTCGAGGGCAAGGTCTGGGTCGTCGCCGCGAGGTTTGGCGGGGATGAACGCGTCCGCGCCGAACCGTTCGACGCGATCGAGCTCGATCTCTCCCTGCTCTGGATGCCCCCTCCCGCCGCGCCTCCCGCCCCCTGACCTTCACCCCCGCCGATACATCACGTCCGTTCGGAGCACGTATTTCGTCCCCTCGATCACCGGCGCTCCCCGGTGGTACAGCGGGTGCGAAAACACGAGCGCCATTCCTCGCTGCGGCGTCACGCGGAGCTCGTCGTCCGTCACGAACATGAAATCCGTCGTCCCGCCGACGCAGTCGTCGTTCAGGTAAAAGATCAACGTCAAGAGGCTCTGCTCCTCCTGCGAGCGGAGGAACGCGCCGTCCCTGTGCCAGTCGAACTGCTGCCCCGGCGTGTAGCGGTAATACCGGAATCGCTCGTTCAACCCCACGGGGCGATACACGCCGAGCTGCGAGGGCACGTAGGCCGATATTCGCGGCCAGAGCTTCGCCGCGAGCGCCGGGTCGTCCTGCATCACGCGCCGGTTGTTCCGGATGTCCGGCGCCATCATGAACTTGTTCGCGCCCACCGTGATCGGCGCGTCCGAGAAGCCGTGGGCCTCGGCGCGCTGGATGAGCTCCGCGCACTCGGCGGGGCGGAGGACGTTCGAGAGCGTGAAGAGCTCCCGATCGGAGGAGAGCAGGCGTTTCTCGATCGTGTTCATGCCCGTCAGCATGCGGCCGCGCCGGGCACGAGGACAGGGCAGAACCGGGCAGCCACCGGGCAGAGGTGGACAGGAGCGCCGCCCGGATGGATGATGCAACGGGCGAATGGCGCAGCGGTTCAACCACGAGGCCTTGCTGCGGGCGCGCCTCGAGCTCGACCTCACCCAGGAGGCGCTCGCGGCCTCGGTCGGCGTCGACGTGCGCACCTATCGAAGGTACGAGTCCGGCGAGGTCAACGAGGGCGGCTTCTCGGTCCGGCAGCCGGCGCGGCGAAAGCTGCTCGAACGGCTCGGCGCCGAGCTCGGGCTCGACCCGGCCGACCTCGTGATCGAAGCCGCCCCCGAGCCTCCCCCGCCGCTCGCCCCGCCCGAACCGAAGCTCTTTCGGCCCGAGTTCGTGCACACGCTGCAACACGCGCCGTTTTTCGTGGGGCGCGAGGACATCCTCGCCGAGCTCTGGGCCTGGGTCGAGGCGCCCGAAAAGCGGGAGGGGCCGGGCGTGGTCGCGCTCGTGGGCGTGGGCGGCGCGGGGAAGACGGCCATCGCCGAGCGATTGATCGCGCGCTTCGGGGACGGGCCGCGGCCGGGCGGCGTGTTCGTGTGGAGCTTTTACGACGACGAACGCACGGAGGTGTTCCTGGCCCACGCCGTGCGGTATTTCGCGGGCGCGGAGGCGCCGGCCGGCGAGCGGCTCGAGAGGCTCTGCGCGGCGCTCGGGAGCGGCCCGCCCCACCTCGTCGTGCTCGACGGGCTGGAGACCGTGCAGGCCGCGGGTGGCGCTTCACGCGCCCATGGCGAGCTGGAAGATCCGCTCCTCCGCCGCCTGCTCATCAGCCTCGCGCGGGGCCTCGGGGCGGCGCGCGCCCTCGTCACGTCGCGGTTCTTGCTCGGCGACCTCGCGCCCTGGGCCGACGGCGGCGCGCGCACCGTGAAGCTCGGGCCGCTCTCCGCGACGGACGCCGAGCGGTTGCTCCGGTCGTGGGGCGCGAACGCGGACGGCGACGCCCTCGCGCGGGTCGTCCGGGCCTCCGGCGGGCATGCGCTCTCGCTCGCCGTGGCCGGCTCGTACGCGGGCGCCTTCCTCGGCGGGGACCTCTGCCCGCTCGATCCGCTCGATCTCGCCGAGGCCGCGCGGGACGATCCGCTCGCGCGCCGCCTCGCTCGGGTCCTCTCGGCATACGCGGCCGCCTTGCCCGCCGCCGAGCGTGACCTGCTCGCGCGCCTCTCCGCGCTCTCGGCCGGCGCCGACGAGGACGCGCTCCTCGCGCTCGCCTCCGCCTCCCCGCGTGTCGCGGGCGCCCTCGCCGGGGCCTCGGCCGAGGTCCTGCGCCGCGCGCTCGCCCGCCTCGAGCGGCTCGGGCTCGTCTTTCGCGCGGGGGGCGATCCGCCGCGTTTTTCGTCGCACCCCTTCGTGCGGGACCATTTCCGCTCGTTGCTCACCGTCGCTCCTTCGGCCGTGCAGGCCGCCATGACGCCGCCGTCCGAGGGCACCCTGATCTTCGCGCCCCGGCAAAAACCCCGGGATGCGAGCCGCCTCGACGCGCTGGAGGAGGTCGTCCGCGCGCTCGTCGCCGCCGGCAAGGCGACGGAGGCGTATCGGGTGTATTCGCAGACGATGGGAGCGTTTTCGCACCTCGGGCTCGTTCTCGGCGAGATGAGCCGCGGCGCGCGGATCCTGCGGCTGTTTGGCGAGACAACCGACCCGGCCTCCCCCGCCACCTCGCTCCCGTTCGGGTGGCGCCTCTCGCTCCTCTACGAGCGCGGGCTTTATGCAGGGGCGCTCGGCGACCTCGTGTTCGCCCTTCGCTCCTACGCGGAGCACAACCGCCTCGTCGAAGGGACGTCCGAAACATCCCACTTCATCACGGGTTTGCGTACATTGGCATATACGGAGCGCCTCGCGGGGGCGCTCTCGGCGGCGCGGGCGCACGCGTCGCGGTCGCTCTTGCTGGCGGAGTCGGCCGGGCTCTCGACACACGTCACGCGGGCCCTCGCGCTTCACGCGGCCATCACCCACGACCTCGGGGACGTCTCCGCCGCGCAGGCGGGCTTCGCGCGGCTCGTGGCGATGGGGGACGCGCGGGTCGCGCGGCGGGGGCTCTGGGAGGCAGAACACCTCCTCGCGCTCGGAGAGCTCTCGGAGGTGGTCGAGATGACCGAGGCCAACGTGGCCGCCTGCGAGCGCCTCGGCTGGGCCGGGCACGCGGCGCAGGGGCACGTGCTGCTCGGGCTCGCCGTGGCCGACGTGGACCCGGCCGGGGCCGAGCGGAGGCTCTCCGCGGCGCGGACGTGGGTCGCGGTCTCGGGCGAGGTGGAGATGGCGGCGCGCGTACACGAGCTCGCGGCGCGGATCGCGCTCGCGCGGGGGGCTTTGTTCGAGGCGGCGCGGGAGGCGCTCACCGGCGAGCGGCTCGCGGAGGCATGTGGGCTGGCTCTCTTTCGGGCGCGGCTCTTCGCGCTTGGGCTCGAGGTCGCGCTCGCGCGGGGCGACGAGGAGGCGGCGGAGCGGGCCAAGGACGCGCCGCGCCGGGTCCTCGCCGAGGACGCCTGGGGCCGCGCGGACGTCCTGCACTGGGCCGGGCTCTGCCTCGCGAGCGCGGGGGACGCGGCGCTCGCCCAGCGGTACCTCGAAGAGGCGCTTGCCACGCGGGAGCGTCTCGGTCATCCGGGGCAGGACGCGACCCGACGCGCGCTTCGGACATGAAATGTCCTGGTCTCGCGATGTACCAGGGTTCACAGGCATCCAACCTGGCGGCTATGCTCGTAAGTTCCCGGATTGTCGACGAGTGCACGTAACGACCGACGTCCCCACGCCGGACGTCTCGGGGACATGGCGACGGAGCACGGACCCGGCGTCGTCCCTGCGCACGACACGTATCGAGCGCCGCCACGATCCGCATCACCCTGGGATCTTCACGGTCCTTTCTCCCTCGATGGAGGAATCATGAAACAACTCGCTTTCGCGGCGCTCTTCAGCTCGATCCTCGTGACGCCGGCTCTCTCCTTCGCCACGGCATCGAGCTCGACGCGCCCCTATGTCTTGCAGTACGGCTCGTCGCCCGGGCAGGTGAACATGGACGCCTGCACCCTCGACGCGGCCTCCGACCACGTACGCGACGTGGTGAACGCCGGCGTCATCGACGGGGCGGTGCTCCTCGTCGCGCGCCACGGCAAGGTCGTCCTTCACCGCGCCTATGGCCGCCGTGACGGCAACTTCGCGGGCCCCGCCGCCGAGAACCCGTCGATGTCGCGCGACGCCATCTTCGACCTGCAGTCGATCACCAAGACCTTCACCGCGTACATCGCGGTGGACCTCCACGACCAGGGGCTGCTCGACCTCTCGGCGCCGGTGGCGAACTACCTGCCGGAGTTCAACACGCCGGAAAAATCGGGCGTGCTCGTGCGTGACCTCGTCCGGTTCACCTCGGGCCACTCGATCGACGCCGCCGCCTCGCTCGTCGGCGACCCCGATCCCTGGGGCACGATGCTCGCCGAGGGCCTCGTCGCCACGCCGGGGACGATGGTCTTCTACAGCGACATCGGCTACCGCCTGCTCGGCCGCGTCCTCGAGGCCGCGGGCGGGCTGCCGCTCGACGAGCTCGTGCAGGAGCGGCTCACCGGGCCGCTCGGCATGAAGGACACGGCCTGGCAGCCGCTCGTCAACATGCCGAGCAAGGCGCTCCGGTTCGCCGGCACGGGATACTCGTCCGTGCGCGAGACGAACGGCGCGCCGAGGTACTTGCGGGGCGAGACGGCGGACGAGCAGGACGCCTGGATCGAGTCGCACACGCACGCGGCGACGGGCTGCGACGGGGCCTTCTCGACGGCCTGGGATCTGGCGCTCTTCGGGCAGATGTTCCTGAAC is drawn from Polyangium spumosum and contains these coding sequences:
- a CDS encoding helix-turn-helix domain-containing protein — protein: MAQRFNHEALLRARLELDLTQEALAASVGVDVRTYRRYESGEVNEGGFSVRQPARRKLLERLGAELGLDPADLVIEAAPEPPPPLAPPEPKLFRPEFVHTLQHAPFFVGREDILAELWAWVEAPEKREGPGVVALVGVGGAGKTAIAERLIARFGDGPRPGGVFVWSFYDDERTEVFLAHAVRYFAGAEAPAGERLERLCAALGSGPPHLVVLDGLETVQAAGGASRAHGELEDPLLRRLLISLARGLGAARALVTSRFLLGDLAPWADGGARTVKLGPLSATDAERLLRSWGANADGDALARVVRASGGHALSLAVAGSYAGAFLGGDLCPLDPLDLAEAARDDPLARRLARVLSAYAAALPAAERDLLARLSALSAGADEDALLALASASPRVAGALAGASAEVLRRALARLERLGLVFRAGGDPPRFSSHPFVRDHFRSLLTVAPSAVQAAMTPPSEGTLIFAPRQKPRDASRLDALEEVVRALVAAGKATEAYRVYSQTMGAFSHLGLVLGEMSRGARILRLFGETTDPASPATSLPFGWRLSLLYERGLYAGALGDLVFALRSYAEHNRLVEGTSETSHFITGLRTLAYTERLAGALSAARAHASRSLLLAESAGLSTHVTRALALHAAITHDLGDVSAAQAGFARLVAMGDARVARRGLWEAEHLLALGELSEVVEMTEANVAACERLGWAGHAAQGHVLLGLAVADVDPAGAERRLSAARTWVAVSGEVEMAARVHELAARIALARGALFEAAREALTGERLAEACGLALFRARLFALGLEVALARGDEEAAERAKDAPRRVLAEDAWGRADVLHWAGLCLASAGDAALAQRYLEEALATRERLGHPGQDATRRALRT
- a CDS encoding serine hydrolase domain-containing protein, translating into MKQLAFAALFSSILVTPALSFATASSSTRPYVLQYGSSPGQVNMDACTLDAASDHVRDVVNAGVIDGAVLLVARHGKVVLHRAYGRRDGNFAGPAAENPSMSRDAIFDLQSITKTFTAYIAVDLHDQGLLDLSAPVANYLPEFNTPEKSGVLVRDLVRFTSGHSIDAAASLVGDPDPWGTMLAEGLVATPGTMVFYSDIGYRLLGRVLEAAGGLPLDELVQERLTGPLGMKDTAWQPLVNMPSKALRFAGTGYSSVRETNGAPRYLRGETADEQDAWIESHTHAATGCDGAFSTAWDLALFGQMFLNRGARVVGYPGWGYCTPWMWTCDIELLASPALVEATIDLQTKDASGAPLGIHGATSSWLDDLLFANKSYGWELADADPGAHVVTGLYASPSAVSKIGGAGTFLTVDPDPSRDLVVVLLTNHGLPSFVGPDGIQVDGSGNLIWPGYENMLNGIAPNIVNDLVQLAITGP